The DNA segment GTCATGATGCCACCGGGTCGTTGATCATGTTGGCGGGCATCTATTACGGCGCGCAGTATGGCGGATCGACGACGGCCATGCTGATCAACCTTCCCGGAGAGCCGTCGAGCGTGGTCACCGCGCTGGATGGATACAAGATGGCGAGAGCGGGCCGGGCCGGGCCGGCACTGGCAATTGCGGCTCTCGCCTCGTTTTTCGCCGGCACCATCGCAACGGTCATCATCGCATTCTTCGCCCCGGTCCTCGGGGCAATGGCCCTGACTTTCGGCGCGGCTGAATACTTTTCGCTCATGGTTCTCGGCCTCGTGGTGGCGGTTGCGCTTGCGCGCGGCTCCTTCGTCAAGGCGCTCGGGATGGTCGTCCTCGGAGTCACGCTCGGGCTGATCGGTTCGGACAGGGGTTCCAGCGACCTTCGTTTCACTTTCGGGATACTTGAACTCAGCGACGGGCTGAACATCGTTGCCGTCGCCATGGGCATGTTCGGCATCACCGAAGTCATCCACAACTTGCCGGGAGGAACCCAGCGTCGATCGAGCCTGCAACCTTCGCTGCGCGATCTCTGGCCGCAAAAGGATGACATCAAGGCATCGACCGGCCCGGCAATACGAGGCACGGCGATGGGCGTCCTGCTCGGCATGCTTCCGGGAGGCGGCGCCATGTTGTCCTCCTTTGCCGCGTATCTGCTGGAAAAGAAACTGTCCCGGGAGCCTCAGCGGTTTGGAAACGGCGCGATCGAAGGTGTAGCGGCTCCCGAAGCTGCCAACAACGCCGGCGCCCAGATGTCCTTCATTCCCCTGCTGACGCTCGGCATTCCGTCGAACGTCAATGTGGCCCTGATCGCCGGCGCGCTGATCATCCAGGGGATCCAGCCGGGCCCCGGCATCATCCACCAGCAGCCGACATTGTTTTGGGGGCTGATCGCCTCGATGTGGGTCGGAAACCTGATGCTCGTGATCCTCAATCTGCCGCTCGTCGGTCTGTGGACGAGACTTCTGACGGTCCCCTATAGCTTGCTTTATCCATCGATCATCATCTTCTGCTGCATTGGCGTCTATTCGCTGAATAACTCGCCGTTCGACGTCTATATCATGATCGCGCTCGCTTTTTTTGGCTATGTTTTGAGGTTGCTCGACTGCGAGCCCGCGCCCCTCATCCTGGGTATGGTTCTTGGCCCGCTGATGGAGGAGTACCTGCGGCGCGCGATGCAATTGTCGCGAGGTAACCCGATGATCTTTATCGAGCGTCCGCTCAGTGCTGCCCTCGTTGCCGCGACGGTCGCAATCGCGCTCTTGATTGCCGTCCCGATGGTGAGACGCAGCCGCGAGATCGCCCTGCAGGACGAATAGGGAAGGCTTGCAGGCAATGCGACCTCGGCACGAAGCTGCCGGCAGCGAGATAAGAACGGGCTGGACCTGGCCGGGGGTTACCAAACGCGCGCTGTTGAGCCTTGCTTCCGCAACACGTGCCGTCCGAACCGGCGTGCAGATGGATATCTCGCCGGCCGTGGCGTTCGAGCGCGTTCCGGGAGACGCGCTAACCCAGGTTCGCCGGACGTTGACGGCGCGACACGGGCCAATATTGAAAGGAATCCGATAATGGACAGCCTGACCAAGAAGCTTGCGAGCCAAGCTCTGAGAACCGCGCGCACCCGATTGTCTGGGGACGCCGTGCGCGCGGCGCAAACGCGCATGCTGGACACCATCGCCTGCGCTTTCGCCGCCTATGACGATGAGCTTTGCGCTCGCCTGCGCCGCATTCTGGCCTCTCCTTCCGTCACGCGCGGCGCGCGCATCTGGGGAGCAAGCAGTCGCGCCACGGTGGAAGATGCGGCACTGGTGAACGGGACCATGGCCCGCTACCTCGATCTCAACGACACCATCCTGGGTCGAACATCAGGACATCCGAGCGACACCATCCCCGCGCTGATGGCGCTTGCCGAAGAACGGGGTGCATCCGGCGAAGCGCTGCTTCGTGCGATTATCATCTCTTACGATCTCTATTGCGGCCTGTGCAACGGCGTCGCCTTGGCGGAGAAAGGGGTCGACCAGGTCATCGCGGCGGCGCTGGGCGCCGCTGGCGGATCCGCCTGCCTGCTCGGGCTCGACGAGACACGGACGGAGCATGCTCTCGCGCTGGCGGTCTCAGCGAATGTGGGCCTGTTCAATGTACGGATGGGCAGCCTGTCCGAATGGAAGGCCTGCGCGGGGCCGAATGCCGCCCGCAACGGTGTCTTCGCCGCCCGCTTGGCGTCGGAAGGCGTGACGGGCCCGTCTGGCGTGTTCGAAGGCATCGGCGGTCTCGAAGCGGTGGTTGGCAAGATCGTCTGGCCTGAGGATGGCGGGCATTTTATCCTGAAGACCCACATCAAGCGCCATCCGGTCTGCTATCACGGCCAGGCAGCGGTCGATGCCGCGCTCGACCTACACGGCCGCATGGCAGATGCCGATGTCGCAAAGGTTCGCATCGAGGTGAACAGGATGACGTTCGAGGTCATGGGACGCGAGGCGAGCCGATGGGATCCGCGGACTCGTGAGACCGCTGACCATTCCCTCCCCTACGTTGTGGCCGTCTCCTTGCTCTCGGGCAAGATTTCCGCGGCCGCTTTCACGGATGAGGCCTTGGCGTCCCCGAAAACTCGTGCCTTTCTCCCGAAGATCGAAGTCGCCGAGCTTCCTGCATTCACGCATGGCGACGCCAATACGTCGCCTGCAAGGATTACGATCACGCTCGCCGCGGGTGGGCATGTGAGTGCGGAAACGATTTATCCGATCGGCCATTGCAACAATCCGATGTCCCACGACGACGTCGAGAAAAAATTTGGTACGCTCTGGCCACGAGAGCGCTCGATCGGACAAGCTAAAACGATCGTGGCCGAGGTCGCACGCCTGCAAGAGGCGGCGAGTGTTACACCGCTGATCGACGAGTTGTGTAGATAGTCAGAGCTCGCTTGCGAGCTTTGATCGGCTGGCGGTCCGGATCCCGTTTAGCGAGTATCTGGACCAGCTGGAGACCCGCAATAAGCCGAGCTGTCCTATCTCGATGCCTTCCGCCAGCGGGAGAGCCGCCTGGGCGGGATCGGCACCGTTCATCCCGATACGATCGCCGGCCCGTGGCGCAAGACGGTTCCGGCGCAGCCCGGATTGCGCGCACTCCATGTCGTTCCCGGCGCTCCGGGCGCGTCTACCACGGTGGGCAGGAGACGTATCGGTCAAGACCCGGGGCCCGCCCTGCCTGAGAGCACGCACAACCACGGAGCCAAGGGATGGGTCGGAGGCGCTGAGGAGGTGATGACGAACGGTCGGACCGGAATTGGGACAATCCGGTAGGTGTTTCGTGCTGTCCAAGCGCGCGGGACCGTTTGGAACCCGCCCCAGGGATCTCATCAAGGCCAGCGGTCATGCGCACCGCAGCAACAGGCCGGACGCATGACTGCTGCCGATCAGATCGTCCCAACCCCCACAAACTTCTGGACCCGCGGGCGCCGTCCACACAAGCACTTAGCCGAAGCGACGCCTTAGGCCCTTCTCGAGCGGTAAAATCTCCAGCGTCATCGAGCCCGGGCAATCGCGCCGCCACCTCATCTACAGCTCTCGTCGGTTCGCGTATGATCCCTTCTCGTACATGAGAGGTCTATCCTGCGCATAAAATTGAAGAAACGCATAAATCCTGCGTCATAAGTTACAAGTTGGCTGCAAAAATGCTCGAAAAAACAGTACCCTGCACCGCAGCAAGAGCTTCTAAGCCACCGTCAGTGTGGAGAGCCAAAAAGGGGATAAGCATGAAGCGTGCCCAATCAGGTCTATTGACCACCAAAATGTCCAGGAGAGCAGCGCTGCGCGCCGGCATCGGTGGCGTGATCGCCGCCCCGTTCGTGCTCCGGGCGCCCGATGCGCGCTCCGCCACCAGCGTCGTCTTCGGGACCTATGGAGGCAGCTATGGCGAGGCGCTGAAGCGCATCTTCTTCCAGCCCTTCGCTAAGGAAACCGGCATTCAGGTCATCCAGACGGCGCCTGCCGACATGGCGAAGCTGCGCGCGCAGGTGCAGTCCAAGTCGCCGGAATGGGACGTGATCGAGTTGATCCCGTCGGAATGCGTTACGGCCGCGCGGATGGGCCTCGTCATGCCGCTCGACTTCGGGAAGATCGATATTCCGGAGCTCTCGGTGCCCGAAGCCAAGCAGACACATTGGCTGAGCACCTACAACTACACCACCGGCATCGGCTACAACTCGGCAAAATTCCCGGCGGGCAAGCATCCCGAGACCTGGGCTGACTTCTGGGACGTGCAGAAGTTTCCGGGGCGTCGGTCCCTGCGCTCGCGCCCCGACAACGTGCTCGAGATCGCCCTGCTGGCGGACGGGGTCGCGCCGTCGGCGATGTATCCCCTTGACGTCCCGCGAGCCTTCAAGGCTCTCGATCGGATCAAGCCCCATATCGCGAAGTGGGCGGACACTGCGCCGCAGTCGATCGAACTGATCCAGACCAACGACGTCGATTTCACGCACACCTTCAACAACCGCGTCTTCGCCGCGCAGTCGAGCGGCGTGCCGGTCGCGTTCAACACGGAGCAGCTGATGATGGCCTTTCCGGCCTTCGCCTTGCCGACCGGGGCGGCGAATGCGGAAGCTGGCATGCGGCTGCTCGGCTACATGATGAAGCCCGATCTCCAGGCCGAGCTCTGGAAAGCGCTGCGGCTCATCCCCGTGACCAAGGCCGCTTCTGCCTTGATTCCGGAAGCCGAGCGCAAGGCCTGGTTTCCGGATCTCACGACCGGGAAACATCTGGCGCTCAATGCCGAATGGTGGGGAGCGGACGGGCGGCTGGCCGAGGTCACCACCCAGTACCGCAACTGGCTCTTGCGCTGAGCCGGCAGCCGGTATCCCAGTCCATGACGGCCGGCCGGTATCGCGGTGCCGGCCACCTCCTGCAGTATCGGCCATGCATAGATCACCGCTTTCACGATTGCTCGCGCCCCGCTCGGTGGCGCTCGTCGGCGCCTCGGAGCGTCCCCATTCCGCGGGGTTGCGCGTTCTCGGCAACATCATCGCCGGCCGCTTCGGAGGCGCAATCTATCCGGTCAATCCGCGCTACGAGACCATTCTCGGGCTACCCTGCCATCCTTCGCTGAGCAGTCTGCCCGAGGTACCGGACACCGTCTTCGTCGCGATCCCGGGCGAACAGATTTCAGGGATCGTCGACGAGGCGGGCCGGCTCGGCGTCGGCGCCATCATGACGAACGCATCCGGCTTCTCGGATGCGGGCCCTGAAGGCGAGAAGCGGCAGGAGGAGTTGGTTGGACGGATCAGACGGCATGGGATGGTGCTGTGCGGACCCAACAATTCCGGCTTCATCAATCTCTGGGACCGCTTCTGTCCCAGCACCTTCTACGATCTGCCCGTCACCGGCCCCGGCCCGGTCTGCGTCGTCTCGCAGAGCGGCTCGGTCTCCGCGGCTCTCTCGCAGGACGATCGCGGCCTCGGCATCGGCTACAACATCACGGTCGGCACCGAGGCGGCGCTCGACGTCTGCGACTACGCCGAATTCGTACTGGCCGAAGAGCGTGTCCGGGTCGTGATGTGCTTCATCGAGACCCTGCGGAATCCGCAGCGTTTCGCCGCGATCGCGCGGAACGCGGCCTGCCGCGGCAAGCGCATCATCGTCACGAAGGTCGGACGCTCGGAGGGGGGCCGTTCGGCCGCGGCCGCCCACAGCGGCGCGCTGGTCGGCGACGACGCCGTCTACGACGCCTTCTTCGAGCGCAACGGCATCGTTCGCGCGCCCGATCTCGACGCGATGATCGAGGCGGCCAAGCTCTTCTCACACCATGCGCCGCCGTTGCGGCCGGGCACGGTGGTCGTCACCATGTCGGGCGGCGAGGCGGGCCTCATCGCCGACGTCGCGGCGGAGGTTTCGCTGCCTCTGATGTCGCTGAGCGCGGAGAGGATCACGGCGCTCAAGCCGGATGTCTCGCCCTATCTCGTCCCGCGCAACCCGCTGGATTCGATGGGGCTGAGCTGGGACAAGGAACGTTTCGCGCGCATCATCCGCACGCTGCGAGCCGACCCCGAAATCGGCGCGATCGCCATCGCCTCCGACGCCTCCGGCGCCGGCGTCGGCGACCAGCTCATGGTCAACGACATGGCCCATGTCTGCGCCGCGGAAAACATGGGCGACACGCGCGTGGTCTTCTTCACCAACACCGCCGGCGGCGGGCCCAATCGCGACATCGACGCGGTTCTCGGCCGGGCCGGGATTCCGTTCCTGTGCGGCATGCGCGCGTCGCTTGCCGCCATGGGAGGCTGGAGCAAGGCCTGCGTCGCCTTCGAAGATTCCGCGCCGGCGCCGGCGCGTGCGGATGCAGCGCGGTTCCTGGATGCCGACGAGGCGGAGCGCTTCGCCGCCCTGAGCGCGGCCGGCGTGCCGATGGCCATGAGCCTCAAGGTCACCGATGCCGGGGCGGCGGTGGCGGCAGCGGCCAGGATCGGGCGGCCGGTGGCCCTGAAGGCGACGGCACCCGATCTCCTGCACAAGAGCGAACTCGGCCTGCTGCGGCTCAATCTCTCGACACCGGCCGCCGTGGCCGGGGCATTCGAGGACTTGTCCGCCGGGCTTGCCCGCCATTCGGCGGGGCCGGGAGCCGCGGTGATCATGCAGCCGATGGCACCCGCCGGGCTCGAGC comes from the Bosea sp. (in: a-proteobacteria) genome and includes:
- a CDS encoding ABC transporter substrate-binding protein, whose product is MLEKTVPCTAARASKPPSVWRAKKGISMKRAQSGLLTTKMSRRAALRAGIGGVIAAPFVLRAPDARSATSVVFGTYGGSYGEALKRIFFQPFAKETGIQVIQTAPADMAKLRAQVQSKSPEWDVIELIPSECVTAARMGLVMPLDFGKIDIPELSVPEAKQTHWLSTYNYTTGIGYNSAKFPAGKHPETWADFWDVQKFPGRRSLRSRPDNVLEIALLADGVAPSAMYPLDVPRAFKALDRIKPHIAKWADTAPQSIELIQTNDVDFTHTFNNRVFAAQSSGVPVAFNTEQLMMAFPAFALPTGAANAEAGMRLLGYMMKPDLQAELWKALRLIPVTKAASALIPEAERKAWFPDLTTGKHLALNAEWWGADGRLAEVTTQYRNWLLR
- a CDS encoding MmgE/PrpD family protein, with product MDSLTKKLASQALRTARTRLSGDAVRAAQTRMLDTIACAFAAYDDELCARLRRILASPSVTRGARIWGASSRATVEDAALVNGTMARYLDLNDTILGRTSGHPSDTIPALMALAEERGASGEALLRAIIISYDLYCGLCNGVALAEKGVDQVIAAALGAAGGSACLLGLDETRTEHALALAVSANVGLFNVRMGSLSEWKACAGPNAARNGVFAARLASEGVTGPSGVFEGIGGLEAVVGKIVWPEDGGHFILKTHIKRHPVCYHGQAAVDAALDLHGRMADADVAKVRIEVNRMTFEVMGREASRWDPRTRETADHSLPYVVAVSLLSGKISAAAFTDEALASPKTRAFLPKIEVAELPAFTHGDANTSPARITITLAAGGHVSAETIYPIGHCNNPMSHDDVEKKFGTLWPRERSIGQAKTIVAEVARLQEAASVTPLIDELCR
- a CDS encoding tripartite tricarboxylate transporter permease — encoded protein: MDILSNIALGLSTAITPDNLLYCLVGCLLGTLVGVLPGLGPAATIAMLLPLTFGHDATGSLIMLAGIYYGAQYGGSTTAMLINLPGEPSSVVTALDGYKMARAGRAGPALAIAALASFFAGTIATVIIAFFAPVLGAMALTFGAAEYFSLMVLGLVVAVALARGSFVKALGMVVLGVTLGLIGSDRGSSDLRFTFGILELSDGLNIVAVAMGMFGITEVIHNLPGGTQRRSSLQPSLRDLWPQKDDIKASTGPAIRGTAMGVLLGMLPGGGAMLSSFAAYLLEKKLSREPQRFGNGAIEGVAAPEAANNAGAQMSFIPLLTLGIPSNVNVALIAGALIIQGIQPGPGIIHQQPTLFWGLIASMWVGNLMLVILNLPLVGLWTRLLTVPYSLLYPSIIIFCCIGVYSLNNSPFDVYIMIALAFFGYVLRLLDCEPAPLILGMVLGPLMEEYLRRAMQLSRGNPMIFIERPLSAALVAATVAIALLIAVPMVRRSREIALQDE
- a CDS encoding acetate--CoA ligase family protein, which gives rise to MHRSPLSRLLAPRSVALVGASERPHSAGLRVLGNIIAGRFGGAIYPVNPRYETILGLPCHPSLSSLPEVPDTVFVAIPGEQISGIVDEAGRLGVGAIMTNASGFSDAGPEGEKRQEELVGRIRRHGMVLCGPNNSGFINLWDRFCPSTFYDLPVTGPGPVCVVSQSGSVSAALSQDDRGLGIGYNITVGTEAALDVCDYAEFVLAEERVRVVMCFIETLRNPQRFAAIARNAACRGKRIIVTKVGRSEGGRSAAAAHSGALVGDDAVYDAFFERNGIVRAPDLDAMIEAAKLFSHHAPPLRPGTVVVTMSGGEAGLIADVAAEVSLPLMSLSAERITALKPDVSPYLVPRNPLDSMGLSWDKERFARIIRTLRADPEIGAIAIASDASGAGVGDQLMVNDMAHVCAAENMGDTRVVFFTNTAGGGPNRDIDAVLGRAGIPFLCGMRASLAAMGGWSKACVAFEDSAPAPARADAARFLDADEAERFAALSAAGVPMAMSLKVTDAGAAVAAAARIGRPVALKATAPDLLHKSELGLLRLNLSTPAAVAGAFEDLSAGLARHSAGPGAAVIMQPMAPAGLELIIAVRKEPGFGNIVVVGLGGVFVELLRESAIRIGPVTTAQAKAMLASSRAGQLMDGFRGEGPYDIDAAAGAIAALSDFAEGLGPQVSAVEINPLIVHRRGDGATGVDVAVERSAHSAGH